The Phyllostomus discolor isolate MPI-MPIP mPhyDis1 chromosome 4, mPhyDis1.pri.v3, whole genome shotgun sequence genome window below encodes:
- the LOC114493931 gene encoding patr class I histocompatibility antigen, A-126 alpha chain-like isoform X5 — MRVRRSPSLLLLLSGALALTAAGAGPHSLSYFVTVVSRPGGGEARFLEVGYVDGTEFVRFDSDAANPRMEPRAPWMEGPWVEQVRRQYWEEQTRRAKGTAQAFRVNLNTLRRYYNQSADGSHTLQEVSGCDVGPDGTVLRGYSQFAYDGADYIALNEDLRSWTAADAAAQITRRKWEAAGEAEHLRTYVHGRCRDSLLQYLERGKGALQRADPPEGQVTRHPTSEREATLRCWARGFYPADIALTWRRDGEDLTQDTELVETRPAGDGTFQTWAAVVVPHGEEQRYTCHVQHEGLHKPLMLLWEPPPQTNTIIIIVGIISGLVLLGAVAAAAVMWGRRRSGGKGGSYAQAAT; from the exons ATGCGGGTCAGGCGGTCCCCgagcctcctgctgctgctctcgGGGGCGCTGGCGCTGACCGCGGCCGGGGCGG GTCCGCACTCCCTGAGCTATTTCGTCACCGTCGTGTCCCGGCCCGGCGGCGGGGAGGCGCGGTTCCTCGAAGTCGGCTACGTGGACGGCACGGAGTTCGTGCGGTTCGACAGCGACGCCGCGAACCCGAGGATGGAGCCGCGGGCGCCGTGGATGGAGGGGCCGTGGGTGGAGCAGGTGAGACGGCAGTACTGGGAGGAGCAGACGCGGAGAGCCAAGGGAACCGCACAGGCTTTCCGAGTGAACCTGAACACCCTGCGCCGCTACTACAACCAGAGCGCGGACG GGTCTCACACCCTCCAGGAGGTGTCCGGCTGCGACGTGGGGCCGGACGGGACCGTCCTCCGCGGGTACAGTCAGTTCGCCTACGACGGCGCCGACTACATCGCCCTGAACGAGGACCTGCGCTCCTGGACCGCGGCCGACGCGGCGGCTCAGATCACCCGGCGCAAGTGGGAGGCGGCCGGTGAGGCGGAGCACCTGAGGACCTACGTGCACGGCCGGTGCAGGGACTCGCTCCTGCAGTACCTGGAGCGCGGGAAGGGGGCGCTGCAGCGCGCAG ACCCTCCAGAGGGACAGGTGACCCGCCACCCCACCTCTGAGCGGGAGGccaccctgaggtgctgggcGCGGGGCTTCTACCCTGCGGACATCGCCCTGACCTGGCGGCGGGACggggaggacctgacccaggacaCGGAGCTCGTGGAGACCAGGCCCGCGGGGGACGGGACCTTCCAGACGTGGGCGGCGGTGGTGGTGCCGCATGGGGAGGAGCAAAGATACACCTGCCACGTGCAGCACGAAGGGCTGCACAAGCCCCTGATGCTGCtttggg AGCCACCTCCTCAGACcaacaccatcatcatcattgtggGCATCATTAGTGGTCTGGTCCTGCTTGGAGCTGTGGCGGCTGCAGCTGTGATGTGGGGGAGGAGGCGCTCAG
- the LOC114493931 gene encoding patr class I histocompatibility antigen, A-126 alpha chain-like isoform X2: MRVRRSPSLLLLLSGALALTAAGAGPHSLSYFVTVVSRPGGGEARFLEVGYVDGTEFVRFDSDAANPRMEPRAPWMEGPWVEQVRRQYWEEQTRRAKGTAQAFRVNLNTLRRYYNQSADGSHTLQEVSGCDVGPDGTVLRGYSQFAYDGADYIALNEDLRSWTAADAAAQITRRKWEAAGEAEHLRTYVHGRCRDSLLQYLERGKGALQRADPPEGQVTRHPTSEREATLRCWARGFYPADIALTWRRDGEDLTQDTELVETRPAGDGTFQTWAAVVVPHGEEQRYTCHVQHEGLHKPLMLLWEPPPQTNTIIIIVGIISGLVLLGAVAAAAVMWGRRRSGGKGGSYAQAASSDSAQGSDVSLTASKA, from the exons ATGCGGGTCAGGCGGTCCCCgagcctcctgctgctgctctcgGGGGCGCTGGCGCTGACCGCGGCCGGGGCGG GTCCGCACTCCCTGAGCTATTTCGTCACCGTCGTGTCCCGGCCCGGCGGCGGGGAGGCGCGGTTCCTCGAAGTCGGCTACGTGGACGGCACGGAGTTCGTGCGGTTCGACAGCGACGCCGCGAACCCGAGGATGGAGCCGCGGGCGCCGTGGATGGAGGGGCCGTGGGTGGAGCAGGTGAGACGGCAGTACTGGGAGGAGCAGACGCGGAGAGCCAAGGGAACCGCACAGGCTTTCCGAGTGAACCTGAACACCCTGCGCCGCTACTACAACCAGAGCGCGGACG GGTCTCACACCCTCCAGGAGGTGTCCGGCTGCGACGTGGGGCCGGACGGGACCGTCCTCCGCGGGTACAGTCAGTTCGCCTACGACGGCGCCGACTACATCGCCCTGAACGAGGACCTGCGCTCCTGGACCGCGGCCGACGCGGCGGCTCAGATCACCCGGCGCAAGTGGGAGGCGGCCGGTGAGGCGGAGCACCTGAGGACCTACGTGCACGGCCGGTGCAGGGACTCGCTCCTGCAGTACCTGGAGCGCGGGAAGGGGGCGCTGCAGCGCGCAG ACCCTCCAGAGGGACAGGTGACCCGCCACCCCACCTCTGAGCGGGAGGccaccctgaggtgctgggcGCGGGGCTTCTACCCTGCGGACATCGCCCTGACCTGGCGGCGGGACggggaggacctgacccaggacaCGGAGCTCGTGGAGACCAGGCCCGCGGGGGACGGGACCTTCCAGACGTGGGCGGCGGTGGTGGTGCCGCATGGGGAGGAGCAAAGATACACCTGCCACGTGCAGCACGAAGGGCTGCACAAGCCCCTGATGCTGCtttggg AGCCACCTCCTCAGACcaacaccatcatcatcattgtggGCATCATTAGTGGTCTGGTCCTGCTTGGAGCTGTGGCGGCTGCAGCTGTGATGTGGGGGAGGAGGCGCTCAG
- the LOC114493931 gene encoding patr class I histocompatibility antigen, A-126 alpha chain-like isoform X4: MRVRRSPSLLLLLSGALALTAAGAGPHSLSYFVTVVSRPGGGEARFLEVGYVDGTEFVRFDSDAANPRMEPRAPWMEGPWVEQVRRQYWEEQTRRAKGTAQAFRVNLNTLRRYYNQSADGSHTLQEVSGCDVGPDGTVLRGYSQFAYDGADYIALNEDLRSWTAADAAAQITRRKWEAAGEAEHLRTYVHGRCRDSLLQYLERGKGALQRADPPEGQVTRHPTSEREATLRCWARGFYPADIALTWRRDGEDLTQDTELVETRPAGDGTFQTWAAVVVPHGEEQRYTCHVQHEGLHKPLMLLWEPPPQTNTIIIIVGIISGLVLLGAVAAAAVMWGRRRSGSDSAQGSDVSLTASKA; encoded by the exons ATGCGGGTCAGGCGGTCCCCgagcctcctgctgctgctctcgGGGGCGCTGGCGCTGACCGCGGCCGGGGCGG GTCCGCACTCCCTGAGCTATTTCGTCACCGTCGTGTCCCGGCCCGGCGGCGGGGAGGCGCGGTTCCTCGAAGTCGGCTACGTGGACGGCACGGAGTTCGTGCGGTTCGACAGCGACGCCGCGAACCCGAGGATGGAGCCGCGGGCGCCGTGGATGGAGGGGCCGTGGGTGGAGCAGGTGAGACGGCAGTACTGGGAGGAGCAGACGCGGAGAGCCAAGGGAACCGCACAGGCTTTCCGAGTGAACCTGAACACCCTGCGCCGCTACTACAACCAGAGCGCGGACG GGTCTCACACCCTCCAGGAGGTGTCCGGCTGCGACGTGGGGCCGGACGGGACCGTCCTCCGCGGGTACAGTCAGTTCGCCTACGACGGCGCCGACTACATCGCCCTGAACGAGGACCTGCGCTCCTGGACCGCGGCCGACGCGGCGGCTCAGATCACCCGGCGCAAGTGGGAGGCGGCCGGTGAGGCGGAGCACCTGAGGACCTACGTGCACGGCCGGTGCAGGGACTCGCTCCTGCAGTACCTGGAGCGCGGGAAGGGGGCGCTGCAGCGCGCAG ACCCTCCAGAGGGACAGGTGACCCGCCACCCCACCTCTGAGCGGGAGGccaccctgaggtgctgggcGCGGGGCTTCTACCCTGCGGACATCGCCCTGACCTGGCGGCGGGACggggaggacctgacccaggacaCGGAGCTCGTGGAGACCAGGCCCGCGGGGGACGGGACCTTCCAGACGTGGGCGGCGGTGGTGGTGCCGCATGGGGAGGAGCAAAGATACACCTGCCACGTGCAGCACGAAGGGCTGCACAAGCCCCTGATGCTGCtttggg AGCCACCTCCTCAGACcaacaccatcatcatcattgtggGCATCATTAGTGGTCTGGTCCTGCTTGGAGCTGTGGCGGCTGCAGCTGTGATGTGGGGGAGGAGGCGCTCAG
- the LOC114493931 gene encoding class I histocompatibility antigen, Gogo-C*0203 alpha chain-like isoform X6, with protein MRVRRSPSLLLLLSGALALTAAGAGPHSLSYFVTVVSRPGGGEARFLEVGYVDGTEFVRFDSDAANPRMEPRAPWMEGPWVEQVRRQYWEEQTRRAKGTAQAFRVNLNTLRRYYNQSADGSHTLQEVSGCDVGPDGTVLRGYSQFAYDGADYIALNEDLRSWTAADAAAQITRRKWEAAGEAEHLRTYVHGRCRDSLLQYLERGKGALQRADPPEGQVTRHPTSEREATLRCWARGFYPADIALTWRRDGEDLTQDTELVETRPAGDGTFQTWAAVVVPHGEEQRYTCHVQHEGLHKPLMLLWEPPAQSISGSSRLLSTESQTFLCPQITCTLC; from the exons ATGCGGGTCAGGCGGTCCCCgagcctcctgctgctgctctcgGGGGCGCTGGCGCTGACCGCGGCCGGGGCGG GTCCGCACTCCCTGAGCTATTTCGTCACCGTCGTGTCCCGGCCCGGCGGCGGGGAGGCGCGGTTCCTCGAAGTCGGCTACGTGGACGGCACGGAGTTCGTGCGGTTCGACAGCGACGCCGCGAACCCGAGGATGGAGCCGCGGGCGCCGTGGATGGAGGGGCCGTGGGTGGAGCAGGTGAGACGGCAGTACTGGGAGGAGCAGACGCGGAGAGCCAAGGGAACCGCACAGGCTTTCCGAGTGAACCTGAACACCCTGCGCCGCTACTACAACCAGAGCGCGGACG GGTCTCACACCCTCCAGGAGGTGTCCGGCTGCGACGTGGGGCCGGACGGGACCGTCCTCCGCGGGTACAGTCAGTTCGCCTACGACGGCGCCGACTACATCGCCCTGAACGAGGACCTGCGCTCCTGGACCGCGGCCGACGCGGCGGCTCAGATCACCCGGCGCAAGTGGGAGGCGGCCGGTGAGGCGGAGCACCTGAGGACCTACGTGCACGGCCGGTGCAGGGACTCGCTCCTGCAGTACCTGGAGCGCGGGAAGGGGGCGCTGCAGCGCGCAG ACCCTCCAGAGGGACAGGTGACCCGCCACCCCACCTCTGAGCGGGAGGccaccctgaggtgctgggcGCGGGGCTTCTACCCTGCGGACATCGCCCTGACCTGGCGGCGGGACggggaggacctgacccaggacaCGGAGCTCGTGGAGACCAGGCCCGCGGGGGACGGGACCTTCCAGACGTGGGCGGCGGTGGTGGTGCCGCATGGGGAGGAGCAAAGATACACCTGCCACGTGCAGCACGAAGGGCTGCACAAGCCCCTGATGCTGCtttggg